The following proteins are co-located in the Vigna unguiculata cultivar IT97K-499-35 chromosome 9, ASM411807v1, whole genome shotgun sequence genome:
- the LOC114196164 gene encoding low affinity sulfate transporter 3-like has protein sequence MTSTPTHHFHLEDTRQIETTLWVLEPPNPPPLWNKLLTPLKKSISSFSSNNKPFLQRLLSFLKTLFPILCWFKNYKASKFKNDLLAGLTLASLSIPQSIGYANLAKLDPQYGLYTSVVPPLIYAVMGSSREIAIGPVAVVSLLLSSLVPKVVDPAVDPDAYRSVVFTVTLFAGIFQAAFGIFRLGFLVDFLSHAALVGFMAGAAIVIGLQQLKGLLGITHFTNKTDVISVLESVYKSLHQQITSTEKWYPLNFVIGCSFLIFLLIARFVGRRNKKLFWLPAIAPLVSVLLSTLIVYLSKADKNGVNIVKHVKGGLNPSSVHELQFHGSNVGQIAKIGLISAVIALTEAIAVGRSFASIKGYHLDGNKEMLAMGCMNIAGSLSSCYVATGSFSRTAVNFSAGCETSVSNIVMAVTVFLCLELFTRLLYYTPMAILASIILSALPGLIDINEACYIWKVDKFDFLACIGAFFGVLFVSVETGLIIAVSISFAKILIQSIRPGIEVLGRVPRTEAFCDVSQYPMATSTPGILVIRISSGSLCFANANFIRERILKWVMEEENELAKGRVHAVILDMGNLMNVDTSGILVLEELHKRLLSRRVQLAMVNPRWLVIYKLKVANFVDKIGKKWVFLTVGEAVDACLSSKFPDP, from the exons ATGACTTCTACTCCCACTCACCACTTTCATCTTGAGGATACCCGCCAAATAGAGACTACCCTTTGGGTTCTGGAACCTCCCAATCCACCACCTCTATGGAACAAGCTACTCACACCACTCAAGAAATCCATCTCCTCTTTTTCATCCAATAACAAGCCTTTCCTTCAACGTCTTCTTTCATTCTTAAAAACTTTGTTTCCCATCCTTTGCTGGTTCAAAAATTACAAGGCCTCAAAGTTTAAAAATGATTTGCTCGCCGGTTTAACTCTTGCCAGCCTCAGCATACCTCAG AGTATAGGATATGCTAATTTGGCGAAGCTTGATCCTCAGTATGGCTTGT ACACCAGTGTTGTTCCTCCTCTTATCTATGCTGTGATGGGGAGTTCAAGAGAAATAGCTATTGGACCTGTAGCTGTAGTATCATTGCTTCTATCCTCCCTAGTCCCCAAAGTGGTAGATCCTGCTGTTGATCCTGATGCCTACAGGAGTGTTGTCTTTACGGTGACCTTGTTTGCTGGAATCTTTCAAGCTGCATTCGGTATTTTCAG GTTGGGGTTTCTTGTGGATTTTCTTTCACATGCTGCACTTGTTGGATTCATGGCAGGCGCAGCCATCGTTATTGGTCTGCAGCAGCTGAAGGGGTTGCTGGGGATTACTCACTTTACCAACAAAACTGATGTAATATCAGTGTTGGAGTCTGTATATAAGTCACTCCATCAACAGATAACATCAACAGAAAAA TGGTACCCTCTGAATTTTGTCATCGGGTGTTCATTCCTGATATTCCTCTTAATAGCTCGATTTGTG GgcagaagaaacaaaaaacttTTCTGGTTGCCAGCTATTGCTCCTCTTGTATCAGTTTTACTATCaactttaattgtttatttgtcAAAAGCTGATAAGAATGGGGTTAATATAGTAAAGCATGTCAAAGGAGGCTTGAATCCAAGTTCAGTTCACGAGTTACAATTTCATGGTTCAAACGTTGGACAAATAGCTAAAATTGGATTGATTTCTGCTGTTATTGCTCTCACT GAAGCAATAGCAGTTGGTAGATCTTTTGCTTCCATTAAGGGATACCATCTTGATGGCAACAAAGAAATGTTGGCAATGGGATGCATGAACATTGCGGGATCTCTCTCTTCATGCTATGTGGCAACTG GTTCTTTCTCAAGGACTGCAGTAAATTTCAGTGCAGGATGTGAAACATCAGTATCAAATATTGTGATGGCAGTTACTGTGTTTCTGTGTCTTGAATTGTTTACAAGGCTCCTTTACTACACTCCTATGGCCATACTTGCTTCTATCATCCTCTCTGCACTTCCTGGGTTAATTGACATAAATGAAGCTTGTTATATTTGGAAGGTTGACAAATTTGACTTTCTTGCTTGCATTGGTGCCTTCTTCGGAGTCTTGTTTGTATCAGTCGAAACTGGTCTTATTATTGCA GTTTCAATCTCCTTTGCAAAGATACTGATACAATCAATCAGACCAGGGATAGAAGTTTTAGGCAGAGTTCCAAGAACAGAAGCATTCTGTGATGTTAGTCAATATCCTATGGCCACAAGCACTCCAGGCATTTTGGTCATTCGCATAAGTTCTGGTTCACTCTGCTTTGCAAATGCTAACTTTATTAGAGAAAG AATACTGAAGTGGGTCATGGAAGAAGAAAACGAACTTGCCAAGGGAAGGGTCCATGCAGTAATCTTAGACATGGGCA ATCTCATGAATGTTGATACTTCTGGGATTCTAGTACTGGAGGAACTGCACAAGAGGTTGCTTTCGCGTCGCGTACAA TTGGCAATGGTGAATCCGAGGTGGCTAGTGATTTACAAGCTGAAAGTGGCAAACTTTGTGGATAAAATTGGAAAGAAATGGGTTTTTCTTACTGTTGGTGAAGCTGTAGATGCATGTCTATCTTCAAAATTCCCTGACCCATGA